GGATCGTTCTGCAGATCGTCCGCAAAGTCGATCAGGAAGCGATTGGCCGCAAGCCGCACCTCGTGCTCGGGATTTGCCCGCACTTTCCACGTGAACTCGACCAGTTCCTTGTAGATCTTCTCGCCGAGCATCGCGTCGACGAATTTCGGAGACCACGCCGGCGAATCACGGACGATCACGCGGTCGATGGTCTCCTGACTTCCGAGCGCCCACTGATGGGCGCGTTCGGCCAGCAGTTCGATGATCGGCAGTTGCTTGTTTTCCTTCAGAAGCTCACCGAGCACCCGGCCGATCGGCGGGCCCCACATCGGCTCCGCCAGACGTTTGACGATCGTGTGGTCGATGACCTGCGCGATGTCCTCGTCGCGCAGCACCTCGACCAGGCCGCGCAGGATCGTCGACGTCTCCGCGGCAACACGCGCAGCATTGTCCCGCTCGGCCATCCATGTACCGAGTCGCAGCGGGATCTGCGCTTGCTTCACCTTCGCGGACACGACGTCGGGGGCCAGGAAGTTCTGACCGACAAACGAACTCAAGCTCGCCCCGAGCTGGTCTTTCTTGCGTTTGATGATCGCGGTGTGTGGAATCGGTATCCCCATCGGATGCCGAAACAGTGCCGTGACGGCAAACCAGTCAGCCAACGCGCCGACCATGCCCGCCTCGGACGCTGCCCTCACGTACCCGACCCACTCGCCCGCGCCGCGGGATTCCTGCCATCGACAGAACAGATAGACGACCGTCGCGAAACCGAGGAGACCAGTCGCGAAGAACTTCATCTTGCGGAGGTCCCGACGCTTGGCATCGTCGCCGAAAGCCGAGCCGAAAGCGTTAACGCTCAATTGCTGCACCCTTGCCATTGTGCCGAAAGCTCGCCTCGGGTGCGTCGAAGCTGCAGGTGCGTGCCCACCGTAATTGCCCGGACACTAAGCTGAAACGGAATGAGACCGCTCGGACGTGGATCGCACCACAGATATGAGATACCCCGTGGCTAAGAACGCTGTGCAGGACAACGAGCAGGTAGACGGCCCAGTTGTCGCTGACACGAAGCCCGAGAAGTCCGACGGACGCAAACGGCGCTGGCGCGAGCACAAGATCGCCCGACGCGAAGAGCTTGTCGACGGCACCATCGCAGCGATCCGTGCGCGTGGCCGTGAAATCGGTATGGATGAGATCGCGTCCGAAATCGGTGTCTCCAAGACTGTTCTCTACCGCTACTTCACCGACAAGAGCGACCTGACGACGGCCACGATGATGCGGTATGTCGAGACAATTCTCGCGCCGCGCATCTATCAGGCCATCAGCGACGAACTCGACGATTTCGAGCTGACACACGCCACGATCACCGCGTACGTCGAGACTGTTGCGTCCGACCCGGCGATCTACCTCTACGTCATGGCAAACGGAGCCGGTGCGAGTCGTGACGTCGTGGCCGAGTCGGAGCGCATGATCGCCGAACTCCTGTCAACGGTGCTGGGCAATCGCCTGCGCGAGATGGAAATGGATTCCGGCGGGTCGCTGCCGTGGGCGTATGGAATCGTCGGCGGCATCCAGTTGGCGACGCACTGGTGGATCTCCAACAAGTCGATGTCCGCCGAATCGTTGATCGACTACCTGACGATGATGACGTGGGGCGGCATCACCGGTATCGCCGCCGTCAAGGGTTCACCGGCCAAGTTCAAATCCATGCCGCATCCGCTGATCGCTCCCGAGAACGACTGAGCCTGAAGTTCCCACGCACGCCACCTCCGCTGTGGCACAGTCTCCGGGTATGACAGACGACTCGCTGTGGGAAACACCGGCCGTGACCATCCTCCGATCAGAGCCTGGCTTCGATCTCGAAGGTCTCGACCGCAACAGCACTCCGGGATTCACGGGGAAGAAAGCTGACGGCGAGCGTCTCCTCGAAGAACGCGGCGCCGTGCTGTCGGGCTTGCAGGAATTGTTGTACGCCAACGGTCGCTCGGGTGACTCGCGATCTGTCCTCCTCGTCCTACAAGGAATGGACACCTCGGGCAAGGGTGGAATGGTGCGCCACGTCGTGGGACACGTCGATCCGCAGGGCGTCGATCACGCGTCGTTCGGGGTTCCGACGGACGAGGAAAAGCAGCACCACTACCTGTGGCGGATCAAGAAGCAACTCCCCCGCGGCGGCTATCTCGGAGTGTTCGACCGCTCCCACTACGAGGACGTCCTGGTGGTGCGAGTCCACGATCTTGTGCCGCCGGATGTGTGGGGAGCGCGCTACGACGAGATCAATCAGTTCGAGAAAGAACTCGTCGACGCCGGCACCACCATCGTCAAGGTCGCGATGTTCGTGTCGCTGGACGAGCAGAAGAAGCGTCTCCAGGAGCGACTCGACCGGCCGGAGAAGTACTGGAAGTACAACCCGGGCGACGTGACCGAACGGAAACTGTGGCCCGCCTATCAAGAGGCCTATCAGGCGATGCTCGACAAGACGTCCACCGAGCACGCGCCGTGGTACGTGGTGCCGTGTGATCGCAAGTGGTACAGCCGCATCGCCGTCACCGAGCTGTTGATCGACGCATTCGCAAACCTCGACCTGTCATGGCCACCAGCCGATTTCGACGTCGAGATCGAGAAGGCCCGCCTCGCCGAGTCCTGATACCGGCTCAGAACAGATGGGGTGTTTCCCGATGCACCTTGTGATCGTGGCGAACGGTTCCGGTGTACAACGCGATCATGAGGCCGATGGACACGGCTGCCGCCAACCCGGAAATCAGCGCCCAGCCGCCATTACCTGATCCGGCGGCGACCAGGAATCCGCCCAGACAGACGACAGTGACAAGAACCAGGAAGTACGACGCCCAGGCCGCAAAGAGATTGAGCTTCATGATGGCTCCTCGGGTCGGATCTCTTTCGATTCGACCGTACGCCGCAGACCTATGCGCGACAAGCGGGTTTCTCCGGCTGAACCTGGGGTAGCCGAATTACATGAATATCGGAAACCTTTTCCGCAGAATCGAATCCGCCGACCAACTGGACGGTCCGTCCACAGGTCTTCAGCGAAGAATCCTCGACGCGGCCTCATACTCCCCGGCCACACGCAAAGTCGCGTCCATCCTTCGCGGATCACCAGTCGAGCACCCGCTACATCCTGCGTTGGTGGCCGTCCCCATCGGCGCGTGGACGTCGGCCGTCGTGTTCGATTATGTTGCGCGGGAGCCGAAAACAGTGCGCAACCTGATCCTGCTCGGACTCGTCACAACGCCGCCGGCACTTATCACTGGCTGGCTCGATTGGTCTGAACGCAACACGGTCGCGCGCCGCGTCGGGCTGGTTCACGCCGCGAGCAACGCGGTAGGCATCGATGCCTTCCTGGTGTCGTACTTCTTGCGCAGCAAGGATTCCCCGCCGCCGCTACTTGCGCGGTTGCTCTCACTGGTCGGGTTGAGCGCTATCGGTATCGGCGGCGCAATCGGCGGGCACATCGTGTTCCGGCTGATGGACGATTTCGACACGGAGACTGCGTCAGCGCCGGTCCTCGATCCGGCGCTGAACGTGGTGAATTAGCGGATCTGAAGTTCAGCGCGCGTCGTGACCGTACTGACGAAGCAGGCGGGCAGTTCGATCGGAATCCGCCAGCGGACGATCGTTGGTCCAGGACGCGCGTCGGCGCATCCGGGCGTCAGGGGTACCGACGCTCGCTCCGAATGCTGCGACCGCGTCCGGAGCCGGAACTGCGTCGTCCCCTAGATATCCGAGAACGATCAGATCCTCACCCGATCGGGTTTCCACTGCCAACGCCCAACCACACGTTTCCTCCCACAGCAACGCAACTTCCCGACCGGGGAAGCGTGGCACCTCTCGATCGAGGGCGATGTACGCCTCCATCGGATGCTCGCCCCGGCAGCACCATTGCTCGATTCCTGCGCCGACGCCCTCGGCCACCGACTGGATGTACCGCTGGAATCCGAGCCCCACATTCGCGTCGACAAGTACCTGTTCGGTCATCGATCCACTCCTCACCTTGCGTGCTTGAAATGTGCCCATCCCGGGGCGCAGCGAAACCCGCTTCAGATCCCCGGGGCGAAGCGATGCCGGTTCAGATCACGGACTGCGGGTATCCGAAGACGAAACAGTCAACCGAGAGGTGCCCAGATGACTTATTCGCCCGCCATCGCACCCGGACGAATGCTCAATATCTCCATGGTGTCGGTCAACGCGGACCCACTGGCTCAAGTGGGCAATTCCGTTGCCGGACGCCAGCATCTGCACGTCGACGAACTGTCATCGGCGCTCGTTCGCGCGGGCCATGACGTAACGGTGTACACGCGGCGGCAGAGTGCACACGGTCCCGACCGTGTTCGCGCGCGTGGCGGTTACACCGTCGTGTATGCCGAAGCCGGTCCGCCGCATGCGCTGAGCGACAAGGAACTCCTGCAGCATCTCGGCGAATTCGGTGGTGAACTACGCAATTTGTGGACTCTGGACCGGCCCGACGTAGTGCACGCTCATTTTTGGATGTCGGGTATCGCCACGGAATTGGCAACGCGGATCCTCGGCATTCCGGTTTTGCAAACATTCCATTCGCTCGGTATCACGGAGCGGCGCCATCTCGGCTTGTCCGACGAAAACCCCTCGGAGCGTTCCCATCTGGAGCAGTTGGTCGCCAAAGGTGCGACGCATGTCATCGCGACGAGTTCCGACGAGGTATTCGATCTAGTCCGGCTCGGCTCGCCTCGCTCGCGGACGACCATGGTTCCGTCCGGCGTCGACGTCGACCACTTCACCCCGGAGGGGCCGCGGGCAAAACGAAATGCACCGCACCGATTGTTGTGCGTCGGAAGGTTGGTAGAACAGAAGGGATTCGACGTCGCGGTTGCGGCTCTGGCGTCGCTGCCCGATACGGAATTGATAGTGGCGGGTGGGCCGCCGTCGTCAGGTCTGCCGACCGACGAGGTCGCTACGCAATTGCAGAAACTCGCTGAACGACTAGGCGTCGAGGATCGGGTGAAACTTCTCGGCCGCGTCCCGCATCATGCGCTACCGAAGTTGATGCGGTCGGCCGATGCACTTCTCTGCACGGCCCGCTACGAACCATTCGGCATAGTCGCACTCGAGGCTATGGCCTGTGGAGTTCCCGTTGTCGCAACCCCGGTCGGCGGACTGCGCGACACCGTGGTCGACGGACTGACCGGACACCGCGTTCCAGTCGACAATCCCAAGCAGACCGCGAGGGTTGTGCGGCATTTGCTCGACAACGCCGAGGAAGGCGCTCTGTTCTCCCGCGCGGGCCGGGCCCGGATGTGCGAATCGTATTCGTGGGAACACGTCGCGGGTGAAGTAGTGCGGACCTATGGTCGCTGCGTCACCGCGCCTCCCCGCGTTCGCGCGCACAGAGTCGCTCACCGAAGCGAAGTAGCTCGGTGAGCGACCTGAAACTCCTTACTGTGAATAACTTGAATGCTGTGTGACCTTGAATGCTGTGTGGCTCGGCGCCTTTCAGGCAAGGAAACGTTTGGTTTCGCCCAGACCGACTGCGTGCTCCAACGAGGTGTAGCAGTCGAACATGGATTCCTGGCCGGCAGCTTTGAGGAGACGCTGAACCGGTCGACCACAGATCAAGGCAAGAGCACCGCCGGCATCGCGGGTGAGCGTGGAGAGGATCGACAACGATGACAACCCGCACATACCCATGAATTCGAGATCCGACATGTCGACAACCAGGGTCCGATCCGGCGCAACCTGGGTGGACAGATAATCGCGGAATGCGTTGACGCTCAACAAGTCGATTTCACCGCGAACCGATACCACGACCGTACTGGCACTGACCTTGTGCGCCCGAAATGAGGCGGTGGACGTCGCCGATGGCGGCGGACCGTAGTCGAGCGAACCTCTACCTGCATAAGAGAAGCCTGGTTTCGGCTTCCCAGAAACAGGTGATCCTGGAACAGATGATTTTGGAACAACAGTCATGGTTCTCCCATCCCGCAACGGCATACACTGTGCAAAGAAACGGGGGACATCCATCAGGGGCGCACGCGATATCGGGCCCATTGTTAATGGATTATCCCTCATCGGCTGTGTGCTCAACCTCGGTTGGAACAGTACCCCGAGATGACGGCGGTCACAACCGCAGTTCGAGCGTTCGGTTCGGTCGCGGAGCACAAACTGGTGGTCGAGATTTTGGACCGCGGTGGCGTGAACTGCGACAACCCCTGGTCGGACCGCTACAAGCCTGTGGTTTGAATTGCCACAAACCTTTGGTTTCAACTGCACCGAAAAGTGGTAATCCCCCTGAAGCGTCTGCGCACCGGCGTAGATATTTTCTGTATAGGGGTGTCTGTGATCGTATCGGTCGGTATGGTTCACCGCACCAGCGTCCGGGGCCGGCACCTGGTACGACGATCCGGAGAACTCATGCAACATCTCAGCGCAATCGAACCCGATCAGGATCGCACTCAACCAGTAGTCGAGTTGAGAATCCGGGCAACCCTTGACCAGTTGTCGATATTGCGGGCGCTCGCTGCGACCGTCGCAATTCAAGAGAACTTCGACCTCGACGCCATTGCCGACATCAGGCTGGCCATGGATGAGATCTGTACGCATCTCATCGTGCGAGCTCTCCCCGATTCAGTGCTGGTGTGCCGATTTGTCTGTGCGGCGTCCCAGCTACATATTTCGGTCTCGACCACGACAGCTGCGTCCGACGGCGCCGACCAGCGCTCCTTCGGTTGGCACGTCCTGACGGCTCTCACCGACTCGATTTCCCTCGATCAAGAAGAAGATCCGAATGGTGCCGGGTACATCACGACTATGAAGTTCACCAAAGCTGACGGCAGGCGCCAGTGACATCGTCCGCTCATGGGACATCGTCCGAGCATGGCCCACCGCGGCCGCGTCGTCGGTCTACAGACGAGTATCGAGACGTCATAGCGGTTTTCGAGAAGCTGAGCACCCTCGATCGGTCGGGAACCGAGTACGAACGAGTGCGAGCGGCACTCATCACACGCTGCCTGCCTTTGGCCGAGCACATCGCCCGGCGGTTCGACGGCCGCGGCGAAGCACACGACGATCTTGTTCAGGTCGCACGGCTCGGCCTGGTCAACGCTGTCGACCGGTTCGACGTCAGTCGTGGATCGGACTTCGTATCGTTTGCCGTCCCCACGGTTATGGGCGAAGTACGTCGACACTTCCGAGACACCGGTTGGGCAGTCCGCGTTCCGCGCCGCATGAAGGAACTGCACTTTCAACTCGGCCAGGCGATCAGCGAACTGTCACAGCAGTTGGGGCATGCTCCGACCGTCGACGAACTTGCGGCGACGCTGGGCGTCGAACGCGAAGAAGTCGCCCAAGCGCTCATTGCCGGAAATGCCTATCAGACTGTGTCGGTCGACGGCGCGGCGTCCAATCACACCGACGACCTTCCTCTGGTGGAGACACTGGGTGACTACGACGCAGCCCTCGAGAATGTCGAAAATCACGAGGCACTGCGTCCACTGCTCGAGAAGCTGCCGGACCGCGAGAGGACCGTGTTGATGCTGCGGTTCTTCGGCAATCTCACGCAGACACAGATCGCCGAAAAGGTCGGAGTATCGCAGATGCACGTGTCGAGGTTGCTCGCGAAAACCCTCAGCAGCCTTCGCGAGCAACTCGACTGACGAGCAGCGTTCAGATGGTGGCCGTGTCGATGACAAATCGGTAGCGAACGTTGCTTGCGACCACGCGGTCGTAAGCGGCGTTGATCTCACTGGCGGGGATGAGTTCGATCTCGGCCCCGATGCCGTGTTCGGCGCAGAAGTTCAGCATCTCCTGCGTCTGCGGAATGCCGCCAACCATGCTGCCGGCCAAGCTACGACGGTTTGCGGCGAGGGAGAACGCGCGCACCTCGATCGGCTTCTCGGGCAATCCCAATTCGACCAATGTTCCGTTGAGCGCAAGCAAAGACATGTGCGCATCGATGTCGAGATTGACCGACACGGTGTTGAGGATCAGGTCGAACTGTCCACGCAATGCCTTGAACGTGCCGGGATCCTTGGTGGCGTAGTAGTGATCCGCACCGAAACGCAGACCGTCGTCCTGCTTGCTCAGTGATTGACTCAGGACGGTGACCTCGGCGCCCATCGCTTTGGCGATCTTCACACCGACGTGACCGAGACCACCGAAGCCGATGATCGCAACCTTCGTGCCCGGTCCGGTTTTCCAATGCCGCAGCGGCGAGTACAACGTGATGCCTGCGCACAGAAGTGGCGCCGCGACGTCGAGTTCGATGCCGTCGGGAATCGACAGAACGAAGTGTTCAGTGACGACGATGTGCGTCGAGTACCCACCCTGAGTGCGCTCGCCGTCACGGCCGGTGGCGTTGTACGTACCGGTCACACCCTTGCGGCAGTACTGCTCCTCACCGGCGACGCAGGCGTCGCACTCACCGCACGAGTCGACGAAGCAGCCGACGCCGACGCGGTCGCCGACCTTGTGCTTGGTGACATCGGAACCCACCGCGGCGACTACGCCGGCGATTTCGTGTCCGGGAACGATCGGGTATTTGGCTCCGCCCCACTCGTTTCGGGCGGTGTGGATGTCGGAGTGGCAGATTCCGGAAAACTTGATGTCGATGAGAATGTCGAGTGGACCGAGCTCGCGTCGTTCGATGGTGGTCTTCTCGAGGGGGCCGTCAGCGGACGTCGCGGCATAAGCAGCAGCAGTAACCATGAGTACATGCCTACTCGCGCAAGAAGGGACCTGCAAATTGCAGGTCCCTTCTGTGCCGATTTGTCTAGCTACCGGTATCCTGAGCGTTCTCGGCCCGGCGACGCAGTCGTCTCGCCGCGGCAACCAAGTTGCGCAGTGACGGCTCGAGCTGCCACGGATGGCGAGTCTTGAGCCCGCCGTCCGGGTTCGCCCACAAGCGATCGAGAGAAATCGATTCGCTTGCCTCCGTGAGCAATTCGTCGAGTTCGTCGATATCCGGGATCCTCGCCGAACGGGACTCGTACACACCGGGGCCGACGCCGTGCGTGAGCGCGCCTTCCTTCAGTGCATCGAGCACCCACGTGATGGAGCGGGTCGCGACGATAGCCGTCACATCGGCGTCCAACCGTTCGATGGCGTCGACCACCGACGACCGAGCGGAGTACGTCAGATGTGTGTGGATCTGTGTTTCCGGCTTCGCTCCACCTGTTGCCAGACGGAACGCGTCGACGGCCCACTCCAGGTAGGCCTCCCGGCCGTCCTCACGTAGCGGCAGCAGTTCACGAATTGCCGGTTCGTCCACCTGGATGATGGCGATGCCGGCCGCTTCGAGATCTGCAATTTCGTCCCGAATGACAAGGGCCAGTTGCTCTGCCGTTTCGTAGAGCGGCTGATCCTGACGGACGAAAGAACGGGCGATCATGGTGACAGGTCCGGTGAGCATGCCCTTCACCGGCTTGTCGGTCAGTGACTGCGCGTACGCAATCCACTCGACCGTCATCGGCTTCGGACGTGCGATGTCCCCGTAGAGAATCGGCGGACGCGTACAACGGGATCCGTATGCCTGAACCCAACCGTTGTGCGTGAAGGCATACCCTTCGAGCAGTTCGGCGAAGTACTGGATCATGTCGTTGCGCTCGTGCTCACCGTGCACGAGAACATCGAGTCCGATGTCCTCCTGCAGGCGGATGGTGCGTTCGATCTCTTCCTGGATGCGCTTGTAGTAGTCGTCCCACGCCAACCGGCCTTCACCGAGTTCGTAACGCGCCTGGCGGATTTCGTTGGTCTGCGGGAACGAGCCCAATGTCTGAGCCGGCACCAACGGCAGGTTCAACCGTTCCTGCTGCACCTTGCGACGCTCTTCGTACGGCGCTCGAATACGATCTTCGGGCTTGATGGCGTTGACCCGGGCTCGCACCGCGTGCTTGAGCTTGAAGTGCACCTTCGTCGGACGCTTACGCCACTTGTCCGACGGACCTTCGGTGAGCGCCTTCGCGAGTGTGACGACCTCGCCGACCTTCTGCTTGGCAAAGGCCAGACGATCAGCGACGTCTCCCGGGATGTCGTACTCGGAGAGCACGTCGTACGGCACGTGCAGCAGCGAAGACGACGTGGAGACAACAAGATCCGGGACAACGTCCTTGAGCTCGTTGAGGTACGTCAAGGTGTTGAAACGATCGACTCGCCAGACGTTTCGTCCGTCGACCACACCGGCGTAGATGCGCTTGCGCTTGATGTGGGGAACCGCGGCCAGCTCTTCGGCCGTGATTCGACCGTGCACGAGGTCCAGTCCGAATGCCTCGATCTTGGTGGCAGCCAGAATGTTAAGAGCCTCGCCGAATTTGCCGTACGGTCCCGTGACCAGCAGACGCGGACGCAGCGGTGCCGTCGACAGCTTCTCGTACGCCCGCTTGAGTGCATCGAGTTCTTCGGCCGAGCGATCCTCCGTCACCGAAGGCTCGTCCAGCTGGACGCACGTCGCGCCGGCCTTGGCCAACTGCTCGAACAGCTTCTCGTACACGGGAAGTAGATCGTCGAGTCGGTCGAGCGGTGTGAACTCGGAGTCAACCGCTTCGGTTGCCGGCCCCACCTTGGAGAGCAGAAGCAACGACACCGGTCCCATGATCACGGGACGCAGTTCGATGCCTCGTTCCTTGGCACGCTCGAATTCGTCGAGCAGTGCCTCCGAGTTGAGTGAGAACTCCGTCGCGGCGTCGATCTCGGGCTGACGGTAGTAGTAGTTGGTGCCGAAGAACCTGACCAACTCGAGGGGCGGGAAGTCGGGACGTCCACGCGCCATCGTGAAGTAGAAATCGAGTGGGTCCAAAGCGCTTTCGAGCGGCTTGAAGCGCTCGGGGACGGCGCCGAACAGCAAGGCGTTGTCGAGAACGTGATCGTAGAACGAGAAGGTGTTGCCGGGAACCTGGCTCAATCCCGTTGCAGCCAATTCACTCCAGGTCGATTCCTGAAGTTCCTTGGCGACCGCGAGAAGTGCATCCTTGTCGGAATTGCCGTGCCAGTAGGACTCGAGGGCACGCTTGAGCTCCCGCCGCGGCCCGATGCGCGGGTACCCCAGGACGCTGGAGCCGAATGCTGCAGTGCTGCTGGACATGCGGTCGACCTTTCTAACCGAGGGGCGCAAGCGCCCTGTGCGCCTTCGTGGTAGCCGGAACTACCAACAAAGGCGCACAGGGCCATTGGCCTTAGCTTGCCTGCTTGGCGGAACGACCGTTGTCGGTGTACTCGTAGAACCCTGCGCCGGACTTCTTGCCCGTCAGACCTGCCTCGACCATACGGAGGAGCAGCGGCGGAGCGGAGTACAGCGGCTCCTTGAACTCTTCGTACATGGAGTCGGCGATGGACTTGACGGTGTCGAGTCCGACCAGATCCGTCAGGGCCAGCGGACCCATGGGGTGCGCGAGGCCGAGAACCGTTGCCTTGTCGATGTCTTCCTTCGTAGCGAAGCCGGACTCGACCATGCGGATGGCGGAGAGCAGGTACGGCACCAGGAGTGCGTTGACGACAAAGCCGGAGCGGTCGGCGCTGCGGACAACCTGCTTGCCGAGAATGTCACTGGCAAAAGCCTCGGCGCGCTGGCTCACGGTGGAGCTGGTCTTGAGCGTCGTCACCAATTCGACGAGCGGCAGAACCGGAACCGGGTTGAAGAAGTGCATACCGATGACGCGCTCGGGACGCTTGGTCGAGATGCCGAGCTTCATGATCGGGATCGACGACGTGTTGGACGCGAGAACCGCATCCGGGTCCGTCACGACCGCGTCGAGCTCGGCGAAGATTTCGCTCTTGATCTTCTCGTCTTCGACGACGGCCTCCACGACGAGCTGGCGGTCCGCGAAATCTCCCAGATCGGAGGTGAAACGCAGACGCCATGCGGCCTGCTCACGCTCACGTTCTGTGATCTTTCCGCTGCTCACGCCGCGGTCGAGCGAACGCAGGATGCGTGAACGCCCGGCTGCAGCAAGCTCGCGAGTCTGCTCGAAGACCAGAACATCGACATGTGCGCGGGCGCACACCTCGGCGATTCCGGCACCCATGATTCCGGCGCCGATAACGCCGACGCGCTGAATTTTTTCGCTGGTCACGTCAGCTCCTTGTTTGTCTCGTGGAGTGTGTCTGGTGGAGGTGTTGCATAAGAAGCACTTCGAACCGCGTCGACACTGGTGGCCGACGCAATCGGAACTGCCTTGAAGACGAAAGGTCGTGATAAAAAGCAGGGGAGAGACCCGAAGCCGAGCCTCTCCCCCACCCGATGTCAGTTCTTAGTGGAACTGTCCCTCTTCGGTGGAGCCCTTGAGAGCTGCCGTCGAGGTGTTGGGGTCAACGGTGGTGGCGATGGTGTCGAAGTAGCCGGCGCCAACCTCACGCTGGTGCTTGATGGCGGTGAAGCCGCGCTCTTCGGCAGCCTTGAACTCGCGCTCCTGCAGGTCGACGAATGCCGTCATGCCTTCGCGGGCGTAGCCGTAGGCCAGGTCGAACATGCCGTAGTTGAGCGAGTGGAAGCCAGCGAGCGTGATGAACTGGAACTTGAAGCCCATTGCGCCGAGCTCCTTCTGGAACTTCGCGATGGTCGCGTCGTCCAGGTGCGCCTTCCAGTTGAAGGACGGGGAGCAGTTGTAGGCCAGGAGCTGGTCCGGGAATTCGCTGCGAACGGACTCGGCGAACTTCTTTGCAACCTCGAGGTCCGGCACGCCGGTCTCCATCCAGATGAGGTCTGCGTACGGTGCGTAAGCCTTGGCGCGAGCGATGCAGGGCTCGATGCCGTTCTTGACGCCGTAGAAGCCTTCGGCCGTGCGGGTTCCGTCGAGGAACGGGCGGTCACGCTCGTCCACGTCGGAGGTGATGAGGGTTGCAGCCTCGGCGTCGGTGCGGGCGATGATGACGGACGGAACGTCCGCGACATCGGAAGCCAGACGAGCCGAGGTCAGGGTGCGGATGTGCTGCTGCGTGGGGATGAGCACCTTGCCGCCGAGGTGGCCGCACTTCTTCTCCGAAGCGAGCTGATCCTCCCAGTGGACACCGGCAGCGCCGGCGCCGATCATGGCCTTCTGCAGCTCGTATGCGTTGAGAGCGCCACCGAAGCCGGCTTCGGCGTCGGCAACGATCGGAGCGAGCCAGTTGCTGACGGAGGTGTCACCCTCGGTCTTGGCGATCTCGTCGGCGCGCAGCAGTGCGTTGTTGATGCGACGAACGACGGTCGGCACCGAGTTGGCCGGGTAGAGGCTCTGGTCCGGGTAGGTGTGGCCCGAGAGGTTAGCGTCGCCGGCAACCTGCCAGCCGGAGAGGTAGATGGCCTTGAGGCCGGCGCGAACCTGCTGCACAGCCATGTTGCCGGTAAGTGCACCGAGGGAGTTGATGTAGTCCTCGTTGTTCACGAGATCCCAGAGGATCTCGGATCCGCGACGAGCGAGGGTCTGCTCCTCGACGACGGTGCCCTGGAGCTTGACGACCTGATCGGCCGTGTAGTTACGAGTTACGCCCTTCCAGCGAGGGTTGGTGTCCCAATCCTGCTGAAGCTCTGCTGCGGTCTTCGGGGTGCCGGTGGTCGACATCAAGACTCCATCTCTTTGATCTACTGGTCCGGCCCGTTGTGAGCAGTACGTGAGCGGTACATCCGTACTGCTTCACATCCTTGCCAGGCCCTTTTTGTGTACTCATCGAGAATGGCACATCGAAAAAGTGCCGTCTACCTGTTGC
The nucleotide sequence above comes from Rhodococcus sp. KBS0724. Encoded proteins:
- the metE gene encoding 5-methyltetrahydropteroyltriglutamate--homocysteine S-methyltransferase, whose product is MSSSTAAFGSSVLGYPRIGPRRELKRALESYWHGNSDKDALLAVAKELQESTWSELAATGLSQVPGNTFSFYDHVLDNALLFGAVPERFKPLESALDPLDFYFTMARGRPDFPPLELVRFFGTNYYYRQPEIDAATEFSLNSEALLDEFERAKERGIELRPVIMGPVSLLLLSKVGPATEAVDSEFTPLDRLDDLLPVYEKLFEQLAKAGATCVQLDEPSVTEDRSAEELDALKRAYEKLSTAPLRPRLLVTGPYGKFGEALNILAATKIEAFGLDLVHGRITAEELAAVPHIKRKRIYAGVVDGRNVWRVDRFNTLTYLNELKDVVPDLVVSTSSSLLHVPYDVLSEYDIPGDVADRLAFAKQKVGEVVTLAKALTEGPSDKWRKRPTKVHFKLKHAVRARVNAIKPEDRIRAPYEERRKVQQERLNLPLVPAQTLGSFPQTNEIRQARYELGEGRLAWDDYYKRIQEEIERTIRLQEDIGLDVLVHGEHERNDMIQYFAELLEGYAFTHNGWVQAYGSRCTRPPILYGDIARPKPMTVEWIAYAQSLTDKPVKGMLTGPVTMIARSFVRQDQPLYETAEQLALVIRDEIADLEAAGIAIIQVDEPAIRELLPLREDGREAYLEWAVDAFRLATGGAKPETQIHTHLTYSARSSVVDAIERLDADVTAIVATRSITWVLDALKEGALTHGVGPGVYESRSARIPDIDELDELLTEASESISLDRLWANPDGGLKTRHPWQLEPSLRNLVAAARRLRRRAENAQDTGS
- the aceA gene encoding isocitrate lyase, which translates into the protein MSTTGTPKTAAELQQDWDTNPRWKGVTRNYTADQVVKLQGTVVEEQTLARRGSEILWDLVNNEDYINSLGALTGNMAVQQVRAGLKAIYLSGWQVAGDANLSGHTYPDQSLYPANSVPTVVRRINNALLRADEIAKTEGDTSVSNWLAPIVADAEAGFGGALNAYELQKAMIGAGAAGVHWEDQLASEKKCGHLGGKVLIPTQQHIRTLTSARLASDVADVPSVIIARTDAEAATLITSDVDERDRPFLDGTRTAEGFYGVKNGIEPCIARAKAYAPYADLIWMETGVPDLEVAKKFAESVRSEFPDQLLAYNCSPSFNWKAHLDDATIAKFQKELGAMGFKFQFITLAGFHSLNYGMFDLAYGYAREGMTAFVDLQEREFKAAEERGFTAIKHQREVGAGYFDTIATTVDPNTSTAALKGSTEEGQFH
- a CDS encoding 3-hydroxybutyryl-CoA dehydrogenase, producing the protein MTSEKIQRVGVIGAGIMGAGIAEVCARAHVDVLVFEQTRELAAAGRSRILRSLDRGVSSGKITEREREQAAWRLRFTSDLGDFADRQLVVEAVVEDEKIKSEIFAELDAVVTDPDAVLASNTSSIPIMKLGISTKRPERVIGMHFFNPVPVLPLVELVTTLKTSSTVSQRAEAFASDILGKQVVRSADRSGFVVNALLVPYLLSAIRMVESGFATKEDIDKATVLGLAHPMGPLALTDLVGLDTVKSIADSMYEEFKEPLYSAPPLLLRMVEAGLTGKKSGAGFYEYTDNGRSAKQAS
- a CDS encoding NAD(P)-dependent alcohol dehydrogenase gives rise to the protein MVTAAAYAATSADGPLEKTTIERRELGPLDILIDIKFSGICHSDIHTARNEWGGAKYPIVPGHEIAGVVAAVGSDVTKHKVGDRVGVGCFVDSCGECDACVAGEEQYCRKGVTGTYNATGRDGERTQGGYSTHIVVTEHFVLSIPDGIELDVAAPLLCAGITLYSPLRHWKTGPGTKVAIIGFGGLGHVGVKIAKAMGAEVTVLSQSLSKQDDGLRFGADHYYATKDPGTFKALRGQFDLILNTVSVNLDIDAHMSLLALNGTLVELGLPEKPIEVRAFSLAANRRSLAGSMVGGIPQTQEMLNFCAEHGIGAEIELIPASEINAAYDRVVASNVRYRFVIDTATI
- a CDS encoding SigB/SigF/SigG family RNA polymerase sigma factor; its protein translation is MTSSAHGTSSEHGPPRPRRRSTDEYRDVIAVFEKLSTLDRSGTEYERVRAALITRCLPLAEHIARRFDGRGEAHDDLVQVARLGLVNAVDRFDVSRGSDFVSFAVPTVMGEVRRHFRDTGWAVRVPRRMKELHFQLGQAISELSQQLGHAPTVDELAATLGVEREEVAQALIAGNAYQTVSVDGAASNHTDDLPLVETLGDYDAALENVENHEALRPLLEKLPDRERTVLMLRFFGNLTQTQIAEKVGVSQMHVSRLLAKTLSSLREQLD